A genomic region of Cyprinus carpio isolate SPL01 chromosome B13, ASM1834038v1, whole genome shotgun sequence contains the following coding sequences:
- the echs1 gene encoding enoyl-CoA hydratase, mitochondrial, with product MSLLCRSTGLLLKHSKLLPSALAATRQCSSGGQYQYILVDKKGEKKNVGFIQLNRPKALNALCDGLMMEVGKALDTFEADREVGAIIITGSEKAFAAGADIKEMQNRTFQECYGGNFLAHWNRVSTVKKPVIAAVNGFALGGGCEFAMMCDIIYAGEKAQFGQPEILLGTIPGAGGTQRLTRAVGKSLAMELVLTGDRISAQEAKQSGLVSKVFPADQLVSEAIKCGEKIAGNSKLVSAMAKEAVNAAFELTLAEGNRLEKRLFHATFATEDRKEGMTAFVEKRKAAFQDK from the exons ATGTCGCTGCTCTGCAGATCCACAGGGTTACTTCTCAAACACAGTAAACTGCTGCCGTCTGCGTTAGCAGCAACAAGGCAATGCAGTTCAG GTGGCCAGTATCAGTACATACTAGTCGACAAAAAGGGTGAAAAGAAGAATGTTGGCTTCATCCAACTGAACAGACCCAAGGCTCTGAATGCTCTTTGTGATGGGCTTATGATGGAGGTGGGCAAAGCCCTTGATACATTTGAGGCTGACAGAGAAGTGGGAGCAATTATCATCACAGGAAGCGAAAAAGCCTTCGCAG CTGGAGCTGATATTAAAGAGATGCAGAATCGAACTTTTCAAGAGTGCTATGGTGGAAACTTCTTGGCACACTGGAACAGGGTATCAACAGTTAAAAAGCCTGTTATTGCAGCTGTCAATGGGTTTGCG CTTGGTGGAGGATGTGAGTTTGCCATGATGTGTGACATAATCTACGCTGGGGAGAAAGCACAGTTTGGACAGCCAGAAATCCTGCTCGGGACCATTCCTG GTGCTGGTGGCACTCAGAGGCTTACAAGGGCAGTGGGAAAATCCCTTGCAATGGAGTTGGTTCTCACAGGAGACCGAATCTCAGCTCAGGAGGCAAAACAGTCTG GTCTGGTAAGTAAAGTGTTTCCTGCGGATCAGCTGGTTTCAGAAGCGATCAAATGTGGAGAGAAAATAGCGGGCAATTCCAAACTTGTCTCAGCCATGGCAAAGGAAGCTGTTAACGCAG CAtttgaactgactttagctgaggGCAATCGACTTGAGAAAAGATTGTTCCATGCAACCTTTGCAACG GAGGACAGAAAGGAGGGCATGACTGCTTTTGTCGAGAAGCGAAAGGCTGCTTTCCAGGACAAGTAA
- the fuom gene encoding fucose mutarotase produces the protein MVVLKGIPSILTPELLYVLAQMGHEDELVLADANFPTSSICKCGPVEIRADGVGIPELLKAILKLFPLDTYDDSAAVMDLVQSDKFKGLKVLVWEQYSDLLKQAGSDGNFSFVERFAFYERAKKSFAVVATGETALYGNLIIKKGVIPPGEQC, from the exons ATGGTTGTACTAAAAGGAATCCCATCCATACTTACGCCTGAATTATTGTATGTTTTGGCGCAAATGGGTCATGAAGATGAACTAG ttcttgcaGACGCAAATTTTCCAACCTCATCTATTTGTAAATGTGGTCCAGTGGAGATAAGAGCGGATG GTGTAGGTATACCAGAACTTCTGAAGGCAATACTGAAGCTTTTTCCTCTTGATACCTATGATGATTCG GCAGCTGTCATGGACCTTGTGCAGAGTGACAAATTTAAGGGTCTGAAAGTGCTGGTATGGGAGCAGTACTCTGACCTCCTGAAACAAGCAGGATCAGAT ggtaACTTCAGTTTTGTTGAACGGTTTGCATTTTATGAGCGTGCCAAGAAGTCATTTGCTGTAGTGGCAACTGG GGAGACTGCACTGTATGGAAATCTCATAATCAAGAAAGGTGTCATTCCGCCTGGTGAACAGTGCTGA
- the si:ch211-217g15.3 gene encoding uncharacterized protein si:ch211-217g15.3: protein MIRFSVLVCLSVLLFSTSAKPYRPRDKVLGKAVQDTIDFDHPSGKMILGMKEVEPPQDMDITDSDIDPNMLIWKAVKGEIQQKYDRPEEDKDALYHSFDIKHPADAKQPENYFQPLGHDQVRMHDKPEEDRDDLYHGMFDVAEEPMREEKDVIGGNVRPIYSSPEEDKDDLYHADVKGHQSDQQALPMNIFPIRPKRVHTEPEVDLDGLYHKQ from the exons ATGATCAG GTTTTCTGTTCTAGTCTGCCTGTCAGTGCTGCTGTTCAGCACTTCAGCCAAGCCATACAGGCCCAGG GACAAAGTGTTGGGCAAAGCAGTTCAGGACACTATAGA TTTTGATCACCCCAGTGGGAAGATGATCCTGGGAATGAAGGAGGTGGAGCCACCACAGGACATGGACATTACAGATTCTGACATCGATCCCAACATGTTGATCTGGAAAGCCGTAAAAGGAGAAATACAGCAGAAATATGACAGACCTGAAGAGGATAAAGATGCTCTCTACCACTCCTTTGACATAAAACATCCAGCTGATGCAAAACAGCCTGAAAACTACTTTCAGCCACTGGGACACGATCAGGTACGGATGCATGACAAACCAGAAGAAGATAGGGATGATCTATACCATGGCATGTTTGATGTAGCTGAAGAGCCAATGAGAGAAGAGAAGGATGTAATTGGAGGTAATGTCAGGCCCATCTACTCAAGCCCTGAAGAGGACAAAGACGACCTGTACCACGCAGATGTTAAAGGACATCAGTCTGACCAGCAGGCTCTGCCGATGAATATATTCCCCATTCGCCCAAAAAGGGTGCACACAGAGCCAGAGGTAGACCTGGATGGCCTTTATCATAAGCAATGA